One window from the genome of Labeo rohita strain BAU-BD-2019 unplaced genomic scaffold, IGBB_LRoh.1.0 scaffold_552, whole genome shotgun sequence encodes:
- the LOC127161115 gene encoding vascular endothelial growth factor receptor 3-like gives MRNHSLLLWVLLVVDGVFGAAKVKSVLVMVSDSLTLNTNDTETQGADELEWRIQGDKTFIAQIDKEHTTISVPGNEEAPFRGRLKLDEKTGSLTITNIKSTDSRVYELKIKSRADIIYNTFSVTVHEKVKSISVMEGDSVTLHTGVTEIQRNDRIKWMFGDKDTPVADFNGPVDGRNIHLNSQTGDLTITNIQTHQSGVYKVELSTSIMNLHRELHIAVDKVESISLMEGYSVTLHTDVEVQRNDQIQWKFGDQGISIANLNGPVDANWRNIHLNRQTGNLTIRNIRSDQSGVYKVEVNTSIVSLHREFSVVVVPGLSLAAVAGIVVAVVLPMAAAAVAGVVYHRHKISKLESRRDANAGEGTGSDVLLKDKPENNSSS, from the exons GTGTGTTTGGTGCTGCTAAAGTGAAGTCAGTATTAGTGATGGTAAGTGATTCTCTCACTCTAAACACCAATGATACTGAAACACAGGGAGCGGATGAGCTGGAGTGGAGGATTCAAGGTGATAAGACTTTCATAGCACAGATTGATAAGGAACACACTACTATCTCAGTACCTGGGAATGAGGAAGCACCATTTAGAGGCAGATTGAAGCTGGATGAGAAGACTGGATCTCTAACCATAACAAACATCAAATCCACAGACTCTAGAGTTTATGAACTAAAGATTAAGAGCCGCGCTGACATCATATACAACACATTCAGTGTTACTGTTCACG AAAAAGTGAAGTCAAtatcagtgatggagggagattctgtcactctaCACACTGGTGTTACTGAAATACAAAGAAATGATCGAATAAAGTGGATGTTTGGAGATAAAGACACCCCCGTTGCTGACTTCAATGGTCCTGTTGACGGGAGAAACATTCATTTGAACAGTCAGACTGGAGATCTCACTATCACAAACATCCAAACTCATCAGTCTGGAGTGTATAAAGTGGAGCTCAGCACCAGCATTATGAACTTACACAGGGAATTACATATTGCAGTTG ATAAAGTAGAGTCCATATCATTGATGGAGGGATATTCCGTCACCTTGCACACTGATGTTGAAGTACAAAGAAATGATCAGATCCAGTGGAAGTTCGGAGATCAGGGCATCTCCATTGCTAACTTGAATGGCCCTGTTGACGCAAACTGGAGAAACATTCATTTGAACAGACAGACTGGAAATCTCACTATCAGAAACATCCGAAGCGATCAATCTGGAGTTTATAAAGTGGAGGTCAACACCAGCATTGTGAGCTTACATAGGGAATtcagtgttgttgttg TGCCAGGTCTCTCTTTAGCTGCTGTAGCAGggattgttgttgctgttgttctgCCAATGGCTGCAGCTGCTGTTGCTGGTGTCGTTTACCATCGCCACAAGATCTCTAAACTAGAAAGCCGTAGGG ATGCTAATGCTGGTGAAGGAACTGGATCAGATGTTCTTTTAAAAGATAAACCTGAAAACAACAGTAGTTCATAG